The segment CGATCTGCCCCTTGGCCTTCTCCAGGGCGTCGATGGCCTTGTGGCCCTCGGCCTTGGGGAGGGTGAAGGAGATGTCGGTCAGGCCCGTGGAGGCCGCCGATACGTTCTGGACGATCATGTCGATGTTGATCTCGGCGTCCGCGATGGCGCGGAAGATGGCCGCGGCCTCGCCCGGCTTGTCCGGGACGCCGACGACGGTGATCTTGGCTTCGGAGACGTCGTGGGCGACTCCGGAGATGATGGCGTGCTCCACCTGCTCGTCCCCTTGCGACTCGGGCTTCTCGTTGCTGACCCAGGTACCCGGCAGTCCGGAGAAGGACGAACGGACGTGGATCGGAATGTTGTAGCGGCGCGCGTACTCGACGCAGCGGTGCAGCAGCACCTTGGAGCCGGAGGCCGCGAGCTCCAGCATGTCCTCGGAGGAGATCCAGTCGATCTTCCGGGCCCTCTTCACGACGCGGGGGTCCGCGGTGAAGACGCCGTCGACGTCGGTGTAGATCTCACAGACCTCGGCGTCCAGCGCCGCGGCCAGCGCCACGGCGGTGGTGTCCGAGCCGCCGCGGCCCAGGGTGGTGATGTCCTTGGAGTCCGCGGACACGCCCTGGAAGCCGGCCACGATGGCGATGTTGCCCTCGTCCAGCGCGGTGCGGATACGGCCCGGCGTCACATCGATGATGCGCGCTTTGTTGTGGACCGAGTCGGTGATCACGCCTGCCTGGCTGCCGGTGAACGACTGGGCCTCGTGGCCCAGGTTTTTGATCGCCATGGCCAGCAGGGCCATGGAGATCCGCTCCCCGGCGGTCAGCAGCATGTCGAATTCGCGCCCGGCAGGCATCGGCGATACCTGCTCGGCGAGATCGATCAGCTCGTCCGTCGTGTCGCCCATCGCGGAAACCACGACGACCACCTGGTGGCCGTTCTTCTTGGCATCCACGATCCGCTTGGCGACGCGCTTGATGCCCTCGGCATCGGCTACGGAGGAGCCTCCGTACTTCTGCACGACAAGGCCCACGTGCGCTCCTCGCTCGGTCCGTCTCATTGCGGGTGCAGTCTAACGAGCGGCCGGGATCCGACCGCCTCGTACCACATCATGAGATGGGATTATTTACGGCCGAGACGGCCGAGCTCCTGCTCCATGACCTGGCCGGCCTGCTCCACGAGGTCCTCCTCGGTCAGGTCCTCGTCCGTGTCCAGGCCGTCCAGGGCCGCGAGCGGCTGGTCGAGACGGACGTGCGAGATCAGCGACTGGAGGGCCCGCAGGGTGGCCGAGGCCGTCGGCCCCCAGTTGGTGAAGTACGAGAACTGCCACCACCACAGCGCCTCGGTGACCCGGCCCGCCTGGTGGTGGATGAGCCCGTGCCGCAGGTCGGCGACCACGTCGGCCAGGTCGTCGGAGATCCGGTGCGCGACCGGGGCCTTGCGCGGCTCGTACGGGTCGAAGACCTCGGAGTAGACGTCGACCGGCTCCAGCATCACGGCGAACCGCTCGCGCAGCTCGTCCACGTCCGGCTCCGGGCCCAGGTCGGGCTCGTAGCGCTCCTCGGGCAGGACGTCCTGGTACGCGCCCAGCCGGCCGCCCGCCAGCAGCAGCTGGGACACCTCCAGGAGGAGGAAGGGAACGGCGCTGTCCGGGTCCTCGCCCTTGGCCACCTCGGTGACCGCGACGAGGAAGGACTCGATCTGGTCCGCGATCGAGGCGGCGAAGTCGTCCGGATCCTGTCCCAGGGCGTGCAGCGTTGCGTCAGACATCGAGAAGTCGCCTTCCTTCAAAGGCCCGCCCGAGCGTGACCTCGTCCGCGTACTCCAGGTCTCCCCCGACGGGGAGCCCGCTGGCCAGGCGGGTGACCTTCAGGCCCATGGGCTTGATCATGCGGGCGAGGTAGGTGGCGGTCGCCTCGCCCTCCAGGTTCGGGTCGGTCGCGAGGATCAGCTCGGTGACCGTCCCGTCCGCGAGGCGCGCCAGCAGCTCGCGGATGCGCAGGTCGTCGGGGCCGACGCCCTCGATCGGGCTGATCGCGCCGCCCAGGACGTGGTACTTGCCCCGGAACTCGCGGGTCCGCTCGATCGCGACCACGTCCTTCGGCTCCTCGACCACGCAGATCACCGTGGCGTCGCGGCGCGGGTCGCGGCAGATGCCGCATCGCTCCTCCTGCGCCACGTTCCCGCAGACCGCGCAGAACCGGACCTTCTCCTTGACCTCGAGCAGCGCGTGCGCGAGGCGGCGGACGTCGGTGGGCTCGGCCTGCAGGATGTGGAAGGCGATCCGCTGCGCGCTCTTGGGCCCGACGCCGGGCAGCCTGCCCAGCTCGTCGATCAGGTCCTGGACCACGCCTTCGTACAACGGAATGCCTTCTTTCGGTTCTGGTGCCGTGTTCTACAGGGAACGGGGAGGGAAAGGGAAGGGACGGGAACGAAAGGGGCGGGCTAGAAGGGGAGGCCGGGGATGCCGCTGCCGGCGCCGCCCAGGCCCTGGGCCAGCGGGCCCAGCTTCTGCTGCTGGAGCGCCTGCGCGTTCTCGTTGGCCGCCTGGACCGCCGCGACGACCAGGTCGGCAAGGGTCTCGGTGTCCTCCGGGTCCACGGCCTTCGGGTCGATGACCAGGGCCCGCAGCTCACCGGAACCTGTGACGGTGGCCTTCACCAGGCCGCCGCCGGCCTGCCCCTCGACCTCGGTCCGGGCCAGCTCCTCCTGGGCCGTCGCAAGGTCGCGCTGCATCTTCTGGGCCTGCTGGAGGAGCTGCTGCATGTTGGGCTGGCCACCACCGGGAATCACGGGTACTCACTCCATCTGCGCATCGGCCTGGCTTCGGCCGTCGGGAACGCTCGGTCAATCCGAGCCTACGTGCTCCCCGCGCGCCGCGCCCTACGCCGGGAGGACCAACTCTTTCGGGTGAGAGAGGGGGCGTGCGCGTCCCTGAGGGAGCCCTCCTTGCGGGCGGAAAACCGGGGATTCGTTGTCCATCGCGTGTCATTCGAAGGTAGGAAGAGCATGCGCACCATTGCGCACACGCGCACCACGACACGTCAGTGCAGGCAGAGGGAGTGCCCGGGTGAGTCAGCCGGAGATGCAGCCCGAGGGGCCACCCCGGGATCCCGCAGAGGACGGCGACCTGACCGGCCGGCCGTTCCCCCTCGGCGACTGGGGCGAGCCCGCCGAGCGGCTCGACGAGCTCTACCGGCGGGTGGAGGCCGACGCCCTGCGCACCGCCGAGTGGTACCTGTCGGACCGGGCCTGGAAGCGGCGGGGCGCGCGGACCCTGCGGGCGGGCGCGGCCGTGGGCGCCGTCACGGGGGCGGCGATGCCGCTGCTGGAGCTGACCGGCTCGGCTCCCGGGGTGGCCCCGTACGGCTACCTCTCGCTGCTGCTGGCCGCGGCCTGCCTGGCCTGCGACCGGTTCTTCGGGCTGACGTCGGGGTGGATGCGCGACGTGGCGACCGCCCAGGCGGTGCAGCGCAGGCTCCAGACGCTCCAGTTCGACTGGGCCTCGGAGAACGTGCGCGAGGTGCTGGGGCCGACGGAGGGGACGGCGAGCGAGGCCGCCGAGCGCTGTCTGACGGTGCTGCGACGGTTCTCGGAGGACGTCACGGAACTGGTGCGCTCCGAGACGGCCGACTGGATGGTGGAGTTCCGGGCAGGGCCGACGCCGCTGGCCATGCAGTCCCTGGCCGCCGCCCCGGCCCGCCCGGACCCGGGGCTCCCCCCGGCCCGCTTCCCCCTCCCCCCGGGCACCCGCCCGAACATGCCGCGCCAGCGGCCCCCGGAGCAGCCCCGCTGAGCGGGGCGGGCCCCCTCAGCTAAAGATGATCATGGAGCCCTGGCCCAGGCTCCGGGTGGCCGCCGCGTGCAGGCCCAGCCAGACGTGCCGCTCCCGCGCGAAGGGGCTCGCATCGTACGGGATCGGCCCCGCCGGCTCCTCCAGCGCCGTCGGTCCGCCCGGCGGCGCCGGCGCGGCGGGGGGATTCACGGGGTTTATCCCGATCGCGGGGGCGACGAAGGCCAGCTCCCGCAGCAGCCCCTGCGCCGACCCCAGCGGACCGCCCCCGGCCAGCAGCTCCTCGTTGGCCAGCGGCGCGGGGAAGTCCACCGGGACGTAGGCCCCGGCGTGGTCGTAGTGCCACACCAGGTGCGACTGCTGCGCGGTGGGCTCGAACATCTCCAGCAGCTGCTCGTAGTCCCCGCCCAGCTCGTCCACCGGCGTCACCGGCAGTCCGCAGACCTGCAGCAGGTACGCCCGCCGCAGGAAGTGCAGGGCGTCGTAGTCGAAACCGGCCACCGGGGCCACGTCCCCGCTCAGGCCCGGCATGTAGGCGAACACGGGCACCGACGGCAGACCCGCCTCGCCCAGCGCCTTGTCGTACGCGGCGATCTCCTCCGCGAAGGGGTTGTCGGGGCTGTGGCACAGCACGTCGACAAGGGGGACCAGCCACAGGTCACAGGCCACGCGGGCTCCGATCAGTCGTTGCCGCCGATCCGGTCAGCGTAATGCGCCGGACACGCTCCGCGAAGGGGTGCGCAGAACCTGGCGCGACGGGCTGACGCCGGGCCCGCGCCTCAGAGGGTGGCGGCCCAGTCCAGCCCGTGCTGGTTGTAGGCGCGCACGATGCGGCGCACCTCCTCGGCGTCGGCCAGCGTCACCGCGTCGACCAGCTCGCCGTGCCCGTCCCACAGGGCGGTCCCCAGCTCCGGGGCCTCCTGGAGGTGCGGCACGGAGAAGACCCAGCACTGCACGCGGATCCGGTGCAGGAACTCGGTGATGTACGTGTTGCCGACCAGCCCGCTGAGCTCCCGCCAGAACCGCAGGTCGTAGCCGATCAGCACTTCGAGCGAACCGCTGCGCGCGGCCCGCCGCGCCTCCTCCGCGCGGCGGCGCACGGACACCAGCCGCTCGGCCGAACCGGGCGCGGTCCCGCACTCGACGAGCCGGCGGAAGATCCCGTCCAGTATCAGCATCCGGGCCTCGATCATGCCCCGGTAGTCGTCCACGGAGTAGACGCGGACCCGGAAGCCCCGGTGCTGCACCGATTCCAGCAGCCCCTGTGCGGAGAGGTCGACGAGCGCCTCGCGGACCGGGGTCGCGGAGACCTCATACTGCTCGGCGATCTGCTTGACCGTGAACTCGGTGCCCGGGGGCAGACGGCCCGCGAGCACCTCGTCACGCAGCGCGTCCGCGATCTGCTGTCGCAGGGTGCTGCGGGTGACACCTCCGCCGCTGCCTGACATAGGGGCCCGTCTCCTCGGTAGAACTTCGGACACCTTAGGCCAGACAGCGCGGCCGAAACCGATCGGTTCCCCGCCGTTATCCGGAGATACCGACCGCTATGCGGACGATCAGGCCCCCGTGGTGTGGCGGTCGGCGACGGTGAGGGCCGCGTCGAGGAGCGCCAGGCCCTCCTTGGCCTCGGCGTCCGTGACGTTGCACGGGGGGACGACGTGCGTCCGGTTCATGTTGACGAACGGCCACAGTCCGGACGCCTTGCAGGCCGCCGTGAACTCGGCCATGGGAGCGTTGTCGGCGCCGGCGGCGTTGTACGGGACGAGCGGCTCGCGCGTCTCCTTGTCCCGTACGAGCTCCACCGCCCAGAAGGTGCCGAGCCCGCGGACCTCGCCGACGGACGGGTGGCGCTCGGCGAGCTCGGCGAGCCCGGGGCCGATGACCTCGGCGCCGACACGGGCGGCGTTCTCGACGATGCCCTCTTGCGCCATCGTGTTGATCGTGGCGACGGCGGCGGCGCAGGCCAGGGGGTGGCCGGAGTAGGTCAGTCCGCCCGGGTAGGGGCGGGTGGCGAAGGTCTCGGCGATGGCACCGGAGATGGCGACGCCGCCGAGCGGCACGTATCCGCTGTTCACGCCCTTGGCGAAGGTGATCAGGTCGGGGGTGACGTCCCAGTGGTCGGCGGCGAACCACTTGCCGGTGCGGCCGAAGCCGGACATGACCTCATCCAGGATGAAGACGATGCCGTAGCGGTCGCAGAGCTCGCGGACGCCGGCCAGGTAGCCGGGCGGCGGGGTCATGATGCCGGCGGTGCCGGGCACCGACTCCAGGATGATCGCGGCGACGGACTGCGGGCCCTCGAAGGCGAGGGTGTCGGCGAGGTGGGCGAGGGCGCGCTCGCACTCCTCGGCCTCGGTGGTGGCGTGGAAGGGCGAGCGGTAGAGGAAGGGGCCCCAGAAGTGCACGACACCGGCGGAGGCGGTGTCGGAGGGCCAGCGGCGCGGGTCGCCGGTGAGGTTGATCGCGGCGGCGGTGGCACCGTGGTACGAGCGGTAGGTGGACAGCACCTTCTGGCGGCCGGTGTGCAGCCGGGCCATGCGGACGGCGTTCTCCACGGCCTCGGCGCCGCCGTTGGTGAAGAAGATCTTGTCGAGGTCGCCGGGGGTGCGCTCCGCGATCAGGCGCGCGGCCTCGGAGCGGACGTCCACGGCGAAACCGGGCGCCAGGGTGCACAGCTTGGCGGCCTGCTCCTGCACGGCCGCGACCACCTTGGGGTGCTGGTGGCCGATGTTGGTGTTGACCAGCTGGGAGGCGAAGTCGAGGAAGCGGTTCCCGTCGTAGTCCCAGAAGTAGGAGCCCTCGGCCCCGGCGACGGCCAGCGGGTCGATCAGGGCCTGGGCGGACCACGAGTGGAAGACGTGAGCGCGGT is part of the Streptomyces katrae genome and harbors:
- the recR gene encoding recombination mediator RecR, which codes for MYEGVVQDLIDELGRLPGVGPKSAQRIAFHILQAEPTDVRRLAHALLEVKEKVRFCAVCGNVAQEERCGICRDPRRDATVICVVEEPKDVVAIERTREFRGKYHVLGGAISPIEGVGPDDLRIRELLARLADGTVTELILATDPNLEGEATATYLARMIKPMGLKVTRLASGLPVGGDLEYADEVTLGRAFEGRRLLDV
- a CDS encoding aspartate kinase, yielding MGLVVQKYGGSSVADAEGIKRVAKRIVDAKKNGHQVVVVVSAMGDTTDELIDLAEQVSPMPAGREFDMLLTAGERISMALLAMAIKNLGHEAQSFTGSQAGVITDSVHNKARIIDVTPGRIRTALDEGNIAIVAGFQGVSADSKDITTLGRGGSDTTAVALAAALDAEVCEIYTDVDGVFTADPRVVKRARKIDWISSEDMLELAASGSKVLLHRCVEYARRYNIPIHVRSSFSGLPGTWVSNEKPESQGDEQVEHAIISGVAHDVSEAKITVVGVPDKPGEAAAIFRAIADAEINIDMIVQNVSAASTGLTDISFTLPKAEGHKAIDALEKAKGQIGFDSLRYDDQIGKISLVGAGMKTNPGVTASFFQALSDAGVNIELISTSEIRISVVTRQDDVNAAVIAVHTAFGLDSDSDEAVVYGGTGR
- a CDS encoding SLATT domain-containing protein, producing MSQPEMQPEGPPRDPAEDGDLTGRPFPLGDWGEPAERLDELYRRVEADALRTAEWYLSDRAWKRRGARTLRAGAAVGAVTGAAMPLLELTGSAPGVAPYGYLSLLLAAACLACDRFFGLTSGWMRDVATAQAVQRRLQTLQFDWASENVREVLGPTEGTASEAAERCLTVLRRFSEDVTELVRSETADWMVEFRAGPTPLAMQSLAAAPARPDPGLPPARFPLPPGTRPNMPRQRPPEQPR
- a CDS encoding DUF5063 domain-containing protein — its product is MSDATLHALGQDPDDFAASIADQIESFLVAVTEVAKGEDPDSAVPFLLLEVSQLLLAGGRLGAYQDVLPEERYEPDLGPEPDVDELRERFAVMLEPVDVYSEVFDPYEPRKAPVAHRISDDLADVVADLRHGLIHHQAGRVTEALWWWQFSYFTNWGPTASATLRALQSLISHVRLDQPLAALDGLDTDEDLTEEDLVEQAGQVMEQELGRLGRK
- a CDS encoding aspartate aminotransferase family protein produces the protein MTPHVTGATVKAADRAHVFHSWSAQALIDPLAVAGAEGSYFWDYDGNRFLDFASQLVNTNIGHQHPKVVAAVQEQAAKLCTLAPGFAVDVRSEAARLIAERTPGDLDKIFFTNGGAEAVENAVRMARLHTGRQKVLSTYRSYHGATAAAINLTGDPRRWPSDTASAGVVHFWGPFLYRSPFHATTEAEECERALAHLADTLAFEGPQSVAAIILESVPGTAGIMTPPPGYLAGVRELCDRYGIVFILDEVMSGFGRTGKWFAADHWDVTPDLITFAKGVNSGYVPLGGVAISGAIAETFATRPYPGGLTYSGHPLACAAAVATINTMAQEGIVENAARVGAEVIGPGLAELAERHPSVGEVRGLGTFWAVELVRDKETREPLVPYNAAGADNAPMAEFTAACKASGLWPFVNMNRTHVVPPCNVTDAEAKEGLALLDAALTVADRHTTGA
- a CDS encoding GntR family transcriptional regulator — encoded protein: MSGSGGGVTRSTLRQQIADALRDEVLAGRLPPGTEFTVKQIAEQYEVSATPVREALVDLSAQGLLESVQHRGFRVRVYSVDDYRGMIEARMLILDGIFRRLVECGTAPGSAERLVSVRRRAEEARRAARSGSLEVLIGYDLRFWRELSGLVGNTYITEFLHRIRVQCWVFSVPHLQEAPELGTALWDGHGELVDAVTLADAEEVRRIVRAYNQHGLDWAATL
- a CDS encoding YbaB/EbfC family nucleoid-associated protein, which codes for MIPGGGQPNMQQLLQQAQKMQRDLATAQEELARTEVEGQAGGGLVKATVTGSGELRALVIDPKAVDPEDTETLADLVVAAVQAANENAQALQQQKLGPLAQGLGGAGSGIPGLPF